AAGGGACCAGAAGGGACCAGAAGGGACCAGAAGGGGCCAGAAGGGGCCAGAAGGGGCCAGAAGGGACCAGAAGGGACCAGAAGGGACCAGAAGGGGCCAGAAGGGACCAGAAGGGACCAGAAGGGGCCAGAAGGGGCCAGAAGGGGGCCAGAAGGAACCAGAAGGGACCAGAAGGGACCAGAAAGGACCAGAAGGGACCAGAAAGGACCAGAAGGGACCAGAAAGGACCAGAAGGGGGCGATGACGGGACCAAGGACCCAGAGGACTCATCAGAGTTTCCTCTGGCCTCTCATTGCTCTGCAGAGACGAGAAGGCCTCAGTGCCTTAGTGCTTCATCACCACTGGATCCTAGCTGCTTCGCTCACAGAGGCAGGAACAGAACATCCACAGGAGACGTTCCAGCAGTGAAGGATCGATGGTTCAGCTCGGACGTGACGACACAGCTGATCTCTCGTCTCCGCTCGCCGCCGTCAGACAAGAGTCACGAGGAGTCGGACTGCGGCGGCCGGACGTGACACGAATCACGACCGCGGGAACGTTTCTCCAGGACATCAAACAATTTGTattcaaagagagaaaaaacacgaaagttgtttgtttctgaaaatgtgaaaatgaaagaaatgagTGACATCATCTCTTCTGAAAGAGTTTAATGAATCAACACGTCaacgagagaaagagaagtgagATCAAACGTGATTCATTCAATTCATTTGTTGAATTAGTTAAATTGATCcttaaaatcaattaaaatgacTAATTTACCTCAAACGATTGAAGTTGTCTCTTTAACCTCAGAGCAGATTTTTCATAAATCAGCTTCGTTAAGAAAAGAAACTTTTGTAAAGTTTGATCTTTTCTTCAAAGcattttctctctcctggtttcTGACGTCCTGATGTTCTGACGTCCAGAGACAATTGACCGAGGTTTGTTTTCACGAAATGAAGTTGATTCAGTTAATAAAGTTTTACTGAATGTTTTTTGtcctgtttaaaataaaaatataagcaATAAAAAAAGTAGGCAGTCAACACAGCCCTAGTTTAACGTGTTTCATTTGAAATCAGTGATTAATAATCGACTGTTCACATGAGAAGAGGAAATCCTGTTTCATCAGGTTTGAGTTCAGTGAACAGGATTTTAAAACTTACATTTTCATCTGAGCGGCTTCAAAATCCAAAACAAAGATTTGATCACATTCTTAATCTCTGGATCTTTGAGTTTCACTAAGAtaagaaaatatgaaattgaTCTTGAATTCTCTGATAATttaatgtgtaataataatCAATGTGTATAAAGGCCACAGTGGAACAACACTTATATCTGAGGCTCTTATTCTGAAGTGACAAACAGCTGAAGTTCTCATTCATGTCCAGAAGACGCTGAGGGTCTCATGGGTTCTGGTCCTCAGCTCCAGGAGATGTAGGGACCTCTGGGGGCCCAGGGGCTGTGAAGGTGAGGGTTCAAGTCCTGGATTCTCTGATGAAGtctgttttacatttcatatccTGTCGATCCATCTGATTGGccgatgcagagcggagtgggCGGGCCGGGGGGGTGTGAGGTCTGACCATGTGCTGGATGTGGTCAGctactggtaaccagtgaagggagcgtgTTTACACACATGACCTCTGTAAAATATCAtcctgacatgttgtgtagttggtgtttgtgacgcagcagcaggttgttgggTCCAGGAACATccaggtgaggggcggagcctgtagagcagcaggggcggagcctgtagagcagcaggaggcgggacctgacgtataaactctgctgtggacagatcagtgttgttgtttccagctcctccacacggcgtcggcctcatcaccagaagatctggaatctcctcgtgtttcctagttgacgtcttcgtcttctacgtgtccggctcctcttcttcatcctcgtcttcgtcttcgtcttctacgtgtccggttgatggaactgaacacatcaacaattAACTGAGAACATCAAAACGTgtcagaaacatgtcaggactAAAAACTGTTTCAGTCTTTAGGACTTTTCTGTCCGTCTCATCCTTTACAAACATTCAGTTTCCTGACGGTCTTGAAGTGAAATCGCTCAGACCCTTTTTCAGGATGTGAATCGTGAGATTTGAGTTTTCAGATTCAGTGTATTTAACATTAGAAATCTTCAGTAGAAATTGTCTCAGTGTAAAAAGACGCGCATGTGACTGTCAGGAAATGACTCGTCACGGAGcgaatgttttttaaattaacttttttgtacagcacctttcatacaaggAAAGCAGCTCGAAGCGCTTTAAATACAATATAGATGCTAAATGTAAAACCATGTAACTCCAAATGAGTTGTAAGATCTAGTTAAAGTCTGAAGTAAAGAGAAatatcttctttttctttcaaagaCGTTTTCTGAACAAACTTCTCTGATATCGAGTCTGTTCCAAGGGGGGAACCTTGGTGGacctgctgcagatgttctgcAGATGTTCTCAGTTCTCTACAGGGAACAGTTCACTGGAGGCAGCTGTGGTTCTGTTACAGTTAAAATCATAAATGTGactcagagaaaataaaaaatcgtTATTGATCACAGGctttaataaacaaacactgatgagaatgttttaatgtttaattatttattttataaaaataagaatgtgtctctTGGTCCAtgttaataaatatgaaaactttAGATTTATTTACACGTTAGTCGTCCACACGAGTTAAAGAGAAACGTTGAGATGTTCAGTCTCCAGGTTGGACTGAAGGTTTCTCTTTAGATCCCGTGTGTGTGCGGATGTGTCTCTTGTAGTTGGAGTTGTCGCTGAACCTGCGGCCGCACTCGCCGCAGCCGTACGGCTTCTCTCCCGTGTGGATCCTCAGGTGCTTCTGGTACCCGTCGAACCGCGTCAGCCTCTTCCCACAGATGTCGCAGGTGTACGACTTGTCCGCTCTGCTGTGGGCGGTCCGGTGCTCCTGCACGTGATCGGCCCAGAGGGGGCGCTGAGCGAACGCTCGGCCACACACGCTGCAGACGTACGAGGTCACGACCTCGGACAGCGGAGCCTCCAGGTCCGGCTGAGTCCAGCTCAGATCTTCATCCTCTACTGACGTCCCTGGccgaggctcctcctcctcctggatcTGGAACATTGAGGAAGGCGTGTGGTTGTTGACCTCCTCCTCGGGTCCGTCACTCTGGAACAGCTTCACGTCATTCTGCTCCATCGTCTGCTGCGCCTCCTCCTgcgcctcctcctgctgagtGGACCacgactcctcctcctcctcctctttgatcTGAGGAGACTTCATCTCGTTCAGGTCCACACTGAACCTCCAGTCCTGCTGCTCACaaagagctgaggaggaggagaccaagAGACAAGaagcagaaagaggaggagaagaccaagaagcagaagaaagaggaggaggaagaagaagaagaagaaagaggaggaatcagaagaagaagaagaaagaggaggaagaagaagaagaagaaaggaggaagaagaagaagaagaagaaagatgagaagaagaagacattgATTTCGTCAGTTTTCAACATGAATCTATGAGTCATTGATGTCGTAGTTGAAACGCGTCCCGGAGAGCGAGCACCGGGAGACGGGGACTTCCGGTGCTCGCTCTCCGGGACACCGGGACTTCCGGTGCTCGCTCCGGTAAGCACGGACACTTCCGCTCACCTCCGCCGCGGAGCTGCAGCGACACGCGGGGCTTCCGGCTCAggtccagcagcctcctctggcgggaGATCTCCATCTTGGCGCGGGTGATCTCCTCCTCGTACTCCGCCATGGTTCTCCCGAACTCCCTGAAGATCTCCTCCGCGGCCGCGCTGAGCCGCTGCGTGATGAGCAGCTGCAACATCTGGATCCTCGACATGTTTACCTCTCGCACTTCCGGGTTCATGTCCCCGCGCATGCTCAGTGTGCAGCTGGGATACGTctctgcctcctgctggaggagcagagctgcTACATCACCACgtctttgacttttttatttaagaaaatattttcttactttgatctatattaatataataatatgttaaGTTACATAAAATTAAAGATGAGCTGATTTATGTGCATGTGTCATTGATGATAAATGTTAAACTGCATCAGTGACAGATTTGTATTCAGAgcgttttcatattttttattgttgaatGATGAATAGTGAAGTTCTGTGAACTttgaaataaaagtatttaaagCTTCAGTAACTGATTTTatctttttgcattttaaatcttATTCCCTTTCTCCATGTTTGATATTGTCAGCTCCTCCATGTTCAGAGCTGTGACACGTGTCACATGTCACGCTTCCTGTCGGCTGAGGCCCCTCCTCTGACGGTGTCTCTGGAAGCAGGTCAGCTGACTGCtgtggtgacctttgacctgtggaCTCCTCTGGTCTCTGTGTCAGAGGCTCCGTCAGCAGCTTCTTCAGCTTCACGTTTTATAAGCGGCCCGAGGTTCGGGGGTCTCCCTCAGAACCATCGGTCTGAACCAGCTGTTCCAGCTGCTGGTCAGGAGGTCAGGACACGCTTTCATCCATGAGGGGGCGCACTGAGGGTCTAAGGAGCAGAAGaaccaatcaatcaaactgACTATCATGGAACAAGGAAGTGACGTCAGCAGGTTCGATCACTGAAGGAAGTCAATGGGCAGTTACCATGGCAGCA
This is a stretch of genomic DNA from Limanda limanda chromosome 19, fLimLim1.1, whole genome shotgun sequence. It encodes these proteins:
- the LOC133025645 gene encoding zinc finger protein 500-like; the protein is MRGDMNPEVREVNMSRIQMLQLLITQRLSAAAEEIFREFGRTMAEYEEEITRAKMEISRQRRLLDLSRKPRVSLQLRGGALCEQQDWRFSVDLNEMKSPQIKEEEEEESWSTQQEEAQEEAQQTMEQNDVKLFQSDGPEEEVNNHTPSSMFQIQEEEEPRPGTSVEDEDLSWTQPDLEAPLSEVVTSYVCSVCGRAFAQRPLWADHVQEHRTAHSRADKSYTCDICGKRLTRFDGYQKHLRIHTGEKPYGCGECGRRFSDNSNYKRHIRTHTGSKEKPSVQPGD